The genome window TTCGCCTTGGCGTTCAGCCGCGGCTAGCGCGACCGGAATTCGCGCCGTCCTTTGCGAGCCGGCCAGCCGAGCAGGACGACAGCTCCCAACACGCAAGCCATGCCCGCGAGTTGCGCCGGGGCCAGCGGCTCATCCAGCAAACCCGCCGCCAACCCGACGGCCGTGACCGGTGCCAATGCCGTGAAGAGCGCGGCCTCCGAACCCTTCACGCGTGCCGCGCCGGCATACCAAAGCAAGAAACCGCCCACCGTCGGCACTACCGCGTAGTACGCGACGGCCATCAAGGCATCACGGGATACGGAGTGCGTCCAGGGTGATTCCGTCAGGCAAGCCAGCGCCGAGAAGACGAATCCAAAACCGCTCATGATGGCGGACAGCGCCAGCGGCGGCACCGGCACGCGCAAGCGTTTGTTCAGCAGAATGAATAACCCTTCGCAGACAACCGCGCCCAGAATCAGCGCGTTGCCAATCAACGAGGACGAACCGCCCGCGCCAGCCGTATGGCGCGTCATCAGCCACACACCAAAACCAGCGCCAGCGATGGCGCCCAGCGTGGCTTTGTTCGGCCGTTCCCCCAGCAGCAAGATGGCGATCGCCGCAGTCACCAGCGGCAGCGTACCCAGAATGATGCCGCCGTCCACGGCCGATGCGCGTTGCAGTCCCGCAATCAACAAGGTTGTGTACCCGACACTGCCGGCGATGGCCTGCGCTGCCAGCAGCAGCCAATCGCGGCGGCCCAGCTTCGGCAGGCGGGCGCGGCAAGCCCACATCAGCAGCGCGAAGCACGGTAACGCGATGGCAAAGCGCAGGGCGGTCGCCGTAAACGGCGGCAGCCCCGCGCCAATGATCTTGCTGGCGACAACCGTGCTGCCTACCAGCGCCATCGCTGCCGCCAGGTAGCAATACCCCCGTGTCTGTCTGTTCATATGCATCTGTGCGCCGTCATTGGAAAGGCGCAGCGTAGAGCGGTGCGGCGCAGGCGTCTTGAACGAAATTGCAGCGGGAGCACGCTTCGTATTAGTACGAAACCCGTGCACGTACGGCGTCACGTTGCAGCGGTGCGGCTATGCTGGTCTCCAGGTCCTGGCGGACCGTCGTTCTTTCGCCTACCGCATTAGTCACCCAGCTCGATGCCTG of Achromobacter seleniivolatilans contains these proteins:
- a CDS encoding DMT family transporter, which gives rise to MNRQTRGYCYLAAAMALVGSTVVASKIIGAGLPPFTATALRFAIALPCFALLMWACRARLPKLGRRDWLLLAAQAIAGSVGYTTLLIAGLQRASAVDGGIILGTLPLVTAAIAILLLGERPNKATLGAIAGAGFGVWLMTRHTAGAGGSSSLIGNALILGAVVCEGLFILLNKRLRVPVPPLALSAIMSGFGFVFSALACLTESPWTHSVSRDALMAVAYYAVVPTVGGFLLWYAGAARVKGSEAALFTALAPVTAVGLAAGLLDEPLAPAQLAGMACVLGAVVLLGWPARKGRREFRSR